One Chitinophaga sp. H8 DNA window includes the following coding sequences:
- a CDS encoding efflux RND transporter periplasmic adaptor subunit, whose product MKKIIIWSAVTIGALVLIMWKLNANKKANEAKTEFVKQSNSGDVPVLVSKVSKVDYSQGFMANGNFEPIRELTYMAEVSGRITKLLVDEGSYVKQGQVIALIDGEILGTDLESAKVNLEQLKVDKERYESAFKTGGVTQKQVDDARLQYDLAATRYNAASRRIRDTNVKAPIQGTINKKYVEQGAYLSLGTKMFDIVDVARLKLEVTVPEAQVIHLSKGDKVKVTSNVFPEASYEGRITFIAAKGDNTLNYPVQMEVTNIDSKSLKAGMYGTAHFDIPNVAPAIIIPRTAFVGGVNSNQVYVMDNNTAKLRKVIAGRIMGDQVEIREGLNEGDVVITSGQINLVDGTKVVVQQDVATK is encoded by the coding sequence ATGAAGAAAATTATTATCTGGAGTGCTGTAACGATAGGTGCCTTGGTATTGATCATGTGGAAGCTGAACGCGAATAAAAAAGCTAACGAAGCAAAAACAGAATTTGTAAAACAAAGTAATAGCGGGGATGTACCCGTGCTGGTAAGCAAAGTATCTAAGGTGGATTACTCACAGGGCTTTATGGCCAACGGTAATTTTGAACCTATCCGCGAGCTGACCTATATGGCAGAAGTATCCGGCCGTATTACCAAACTGCTGGTAGATGAAGGCAGTTATGTAAAACAAGGCCAGGTGATTGCGCTGATAGATGGCGAAATCCTGGGTACTGATCTGGAATCTGCTAAGGTAAACCTGGAGCAGCTGAAAGTAGATAAGGAAAGATATGAGAGTGCCTTTAAAACCGGTGGGGTTACCCAGAAACAGGTGGATGATGCCCGTTTGCAATACGACCTGGCTGCTACCAGATACAATGCTGCGAGCCGCCGTATCCGTGATACAAATGTAAAAGCGCCTATCCAGGGTACTATCAATAAAAAATATGTAGAACAAGGAGCATACCTGTCGTTAGGTACCAAGATGTTTGACATCGTAGACGTAGCCCGTCTGAAACTGGAGGTAACTGTTCCGGAAGCACAGGTGATTCACCTGAGCAAAGGCGATAAAGTGAAAGTAACTTCCAATGTATTCCCGGAAGCAAGTTATGAAGGCCGCATCACTTTTATTGCTGCCAAAGGTGATAACACCCTTAACTACCCCGTACAGATGGAAGTCACCAATATAGACAGTAAATCACTGAAAGCAGGCATGTATGGCACTGCCCACTTCGATATTCCTAATGTGGCACCGGCTATCATTATACCACGTACCGCTTTTGTGGGTGGTGTAAACAGTAACCAGGTGTATGTGATGGACAACAATACCGCCAAATTACGGAAGGTAATTGCCGGCCGTATTATGGGCGACCAGGTAGAAATACGGGAAGGATTGAACGAAGGTGATGTAGTCATCACCAGCGGCCAGATCAACCTGGTAGATGGAACCAAAGTGGTAGTGCAGCAGGATGTTGCCACCAAATAA
- a CDS encoding TetR/AcrR family transcriptional regulator — MEVKERILDAALKMFRTYGMKSVTMFDIARDCGISKKTVYEHFTDKQGLVKESMQFMLDEQLETYRVCQESAQNAIEELINGLKSIEWLAKTVNPVMLYEVEKYHPETWKAVQEFKQDGVLRNIKENLKRGIAEGLYRNDLKIDIVARMRQLQLESAFDPAQYPADQFNLHEVMYQVSAHYILGIATLKGHKLVNQYLQINETD; from the coding sequence ATGGAAGTGAAGGAAAGAATATTAGACGCCGCATTAAAAATGTTCCGTACGTACGGGATGAAAAGTGTGACGATGTTTGATATTGCCCGCGACTGTGGTATCTCCAAAAAAACGGTATACGAGCATTTTACCGATAAGCAGGGATTAGTGAAAGAGAGTATGCAGTTTATGCTGGATGAGCAACTGGAAACCTACCGCGTTTGCCAGGAGTCTGCACAAAATGCGATTGAAGAATTAATAAATGGATTGAAGAGTATAGAGTGGCTGGCTAAAACAGTGAATCCGGTGATGCTGTATGAAGTAGAGAAGTATCACCCCGAAACCTGGAAAGCCGTGCAGGAGTTTAAGCAGGATGGCGTATTAAGAAACATTAAAGAGAATCTGAAAAGGGGCATTGCGGAAGGCCTATACCGCAACGACCTGAAAATAGATATTGTGGCACGGATGCGGCAATTGCAGCTGGAATCAGCTTTTGATCCGGCACAGTACCCGGCCGATCAGTTTAATCTGCATGAAGTAATGTACCAGGTATCTGCACATTACATCCTGGGGATTGCCACCTTAAAAGGGCATAAACTGGTGAACCAATATCTGCAGATTAACGAAACGGATTAA
- a CDS encoding efflux RND transporter permease subunit translates to MKITEVSIKRPTIVVVVFTILTLLGIMSYKSLNYELLPKFSSPVVTIATIYPGASPNEVESTITKKIEDAIASMEKIKKITSKSSESLSIVTVELNNDANVDIALQDAQRKVNAILADLPGDAKPPSLNKFSIDDLPIMTLSATAKMDDKVFYDLVDKKLQPLLSRLPGVAQVTLIGGQEREVKVNIDPKKLEAYNMSILQVRQTITNANMDFPTGKVKTADQQILIRLAGKYKDVDQLRNLVLTTTDNGAQIRLKDVADVQDSQKDAERIARVDGVSAIALQVQKQTDANAVQVSEEMQKAIAKIEKDYAANDVKILVANDSSVFTLESADSVIHDLIIAVVLVAFVMLLFLHSIRNAIFVMISIPASLIATFIGMELMGFSLNLMSLLGLSLVVGILVDDAIVVLENIYRHMEMGKNKVRAAFDGVKEIGFTVTSITLVIVVVFLPISLTNELVSKILREFCVVVMISTMLSLLSSFMIVPLLSSRFGKLEHITGKNIFEKFILWFEKQLQRFTDWMTGILKWALVHKTITIIGSLVLLVASFMLIGKGYIGGEFIPKGDRGQFIVMLEMPKDASVEQSNQATRKAEQYLSKKPEVTRLITTVGQTSEDGFGNSQSTAYKSEITVMLVEPEHREPSDIYGARVKAELKAILPGVKVKTTSVSILGTAERAPIELVVMGTELDSVMAFAQKAMATLKTVPGASEVKLSVEEGNPEINVQVDRDKMSALGLTLETVGGTMQTAFSGTADDSKVKFRQGDYEYDINIRFDDFNRKNLQDVSNITFLNNKGALVRLSQFATVTEGSGPSHLERRDKNTSVSVQSQVMGRPSGTVNQEFAAKLAELPKPAGISYLFGGDAENQGDSFGTLGAALLISIVMVYLIMVALYDNYIYPFVVLFSIPLAIIGALLALALTNNTLNIFTILGMIMLIGLVAKNAIILVDFTNQMKEQGQTTMEALIHANNARLRPILMTTIAMVIGMLPIALATGGVASTKNGLAWVIIGGLISSMFLTLIVVPVVYKIVDSVMQRFGMNKPSQKRLIRQRMVAPYEEVLSHAHMN, encoded by the coding sequence ATGAAAATTACAGAAGTATCCATAAAGCGGCCTACCATCGTAGTGGTAGTATTTACCATCCTTACGCTGCTGGGGATCATGAGCTATAAATCACTGAACTATGAGCTGTTGCCCAAGTTCTCTTCTCCGGTAGTAACGATTGCTACCATTTATCCGGGTGCCTCCCCCAATGAGGTAGAAAGTACCATTACAAAAAAGATAGAGGATGCGATTGCCTCTATGGAAAAGATCAAGAAGATCACTTCCAAATCTTCCGAGAGTTTATCCATTGTAACCGTAGAGTTAAACAATGATGCGAATGTGGATATTGCGCTGCAGGATGCACAACGTAAGGTGAACGCTATCCTGGCTGATTTGCCGGGGGATGCCAAACCACCTTCCCTGAACAAGTTTTCAATAGATGACTTGCCGATCATGACCTTGTCTGCCACTGCCAAAATGGACGACAAAGTGTTTTATGACCTGGTAGATAAAAAACTGCAGCCTTTATTATCCCGTTTGCCGGGTGTGGCACAGGTAACCCTGATTGGTGGACAGGAGCGTGAAGTAAAGGTGAACATTGATCCCAAGAAACTGGAAGCATACAATATGTCCATCCTGCAGGTAAGACAAACCATTACCAATGCAAACATGGACTTCCCTACCGGTAAGGTGAAAACTGCTGACCAGCAGATCCTGATCCGCCTGGCAGGTAAATATAAGGACGTAGATCAATTACGTAACCTGGTACTGACTACCACTGATAACGGCGCGCAGATCCGTTTGAAAGATGTGGCAGACGTACAGGATTCACAAAAAGATGCAGAACGTATTGCCCGTGTGGATGGTGTAAGTGCGATAGCTCTGCAGGTGCAGAAACAAACAGATGCCAATGCTGTACAGGTGAGTGAGGAGATGCAGAAAGCCATTGCGAAGATTGAAAAAGACTATGCTGCCAATGATGTAAAAATCCTGGTGGCCAATGACTCTTCGGTGTTTACGCTGGAGTCTGCCGATTCGGTAATACATGACCTGATCATTGCGGTAGTGCTGGTGGCATTTGTAATGCTGCTGTTCCTGCACAGTATCCGTAACGCGATATTCGTAATGATCTCTATCCCCGCATCACTGATAGCTACCTTCATTGGTATGGAGCTGATGGGCTTCTCGCTCAACCTGATGTCTTTGCTGGGGCTGTCACTGGTGGTAGGTATCCTGGTGGATGATGCGATTGTGGTGCTGGAAAATATCTACCGTCACATGGAGATGGGAAAAAACAAAGTACGTGCGGCATTTGACGGGGTAAAAGAAATAGGCTTTACCGTTACCTCTATTACTCTGGTAATTGTGGTGGTGTTCCTGCCTATCTCGCTGACCAATGAACTGGTATCAAAGATCCTCCGGGAGTTTTGTGTGGTGGTAATGATTTCCACGATGCTCAGTTTGCTGTCGTCCTTTATGATTGTGCCGCTGCTGTCGTCCCGTTTCGGAAAGCTGGAACATATCACTGGTAAAAACATCTTTGAGAAGTTTATCCTGTGGTTTGAAAAACAACTGCAACGATTTACAGACTGGATGACCGGTATCCTGAAATGGGCGCTGGTACACAAAACCATCACTATTATTGGTTCCCTGGTATTGCTGGTGGCTTCCTTTATGCTGATAGGTAAAGGGTATATAGGTGGAGAGTTTATTCCTAAGGGTGACCGCGGACAGTTTATCGTGATGCTGGAAATGCCTAAAGATGCTTCTGTGGAGCAGTCTAACCAGGCTACCCGTAAAGCAGAACAATACTTATCCAAGAAACCGGAAGTAACCCGTTTGATCACTACAGTGGGTCAAACCAGTGAAGATGGTTTTGGTAACTCCCAGTCTACCGCTTATAAATCAGAGATCACCGTAATGCTGGTAGAACCGGAACACCGGGAGCCCTCTGATATATATGGAGCAAGAGTGAAAGCAGAATTAAAAGCGATCCTGCCTGGTGTGAAAGTGAAAACTACCTCCGTAAGTATCCTGGGTACTGCAGAAAGAGCGCCGATAGAGCTGGTGGTAATGGGGACTGAGCTGGATAGTGTAATGGCCTTTGCACAAAAAGCGATGGCCACACTGAAAACAGTGCCCGGTGCGAGTGAGGTAAAACTTTCTGTAGAAGAAGGTAACCCGGAGATCAACGTACAGGTAGACCGTGATAAGATGTCGGCACTGGGCCTGACACTGGAAACAGTGGGTGGAACTATGCAGACCGCCTTTAGTGGTACTGCGGATGATTCCAAAGTGAAGTTCCGCCAGGGAGATTATGAATATGATATCAACATCCGCTTTGACGACTTTAACCGTAAGAACCTGCAGGATGTGTCCAACATTACGTTCCTGAACAACAAGGGCGCATTGGTACGTCTGTCGCAGTTTGCTACTGTAACAGAAGGTTCCGGGCCAAGCCACCTGGAAAGAAGGGATAAAAATACCTCTGTGTCTGTACAGTCGCAGGTAATGGGTCGTCCTTCCGGTACCGTAAACCAGGAGTTTGCAGCTAAGCTGGCAGAATTGCCTAAGCCTGCCGGTATCTCCTACCTGTTTGGTGGGGATGCAGAAAACCAGGGTGATTCCTTTGGTACGCTGGGAGCAGCATTGCTGATCTCCATTGTAATGGTATACCTGATCATGGTGGCCTTGTATGATAACTACATTTACCCGTTTGTGGTATTGTTCTCTATCCCGCTGGCTATCATAGGTGCCTTGCTGGCACTGGCGCTGACCAATAATACGCTGAACATCTTTACCATCCTGGGTATGATCATGCTGATCGGGCTGGTAGCGAAGAATGCGATCATCCTGGTAGACTTTACCAATCAGATGAAGGAGCAGGGACAAACAACGATGGAAGCATTGATACATGCCAACAATGCCCGTTTACGTCCTATCCTGATGACCACGATTGCGATGGTGATAGGTATGTTGCCTATTGCGTTAGCAACAGGTGGGGTGGCCTCTACCAAGAATGGTCTGGCCTGGGTAATCATCGGTGGTTTGATCAGTTCCATGTTCCTGACGCTGATAGTAGTACCAGTGGTATATAAAATAGTAGACAGTGTGATGCAGCGTTTTGGTATGAACAAGCCTTCCCAGAAGCGCCTGATCCGTCAGCGGATGGTAGCGCCTTATGAAGAAGTGCTGAGCCATGCGCACATGAACTAA
- a CDS encoding TolC family protein, whose protein sequence is MKRLKLSLILLLGVGVLNGYAQTELTLQQALQYALSNNQQLSRTRMEEDMGRLKTSEIRAQALPQINGNAKYTNNIKNAVIPVPGEMVGKPAGTTELLPMGLQHNVTAGADLSQQIFNQSVFTGLKAAKSGEEYYKMQTALSEETVIYNVTQLYYQTLVTREKMNVLDANIDKISKLLETTASQVKNGLAKKIDEDRMKVNLTNYKTQRTQLMNQLQVQANQLKQSMGMAIETEISLPRTSFAEIEKKTATAVDFGGLNLDNRTEYKLLKKQEELQGMQKKAYIAEYYPSLSAFANYSYNGLSNKFDFLKSGANSTANMYSMAAVGVTLKIPIFDGFARRSKVSQANVTLRQLNKQIEETSLALNTAYANAKLQVQNNLTTIRAQQENVDLANEVYSSTQNNYNLGLANLTDLLDAETSLTAAQNNYNEALLQYKLAELDIIKSNGGLKTLLN, encoded by the coding sequence ATGAAAAGGTTAAAATTATCACTTATACTGCTATTAGGCGTAGGCGTGTTAAATGGGTATGCACAAACGGAGCTTACACTACAGCAGGCCCTGCAATATGCACTGTCAAATAATCAGCAGCTGTCCCGCACCAGGATGGAAGAAGACATGGGGCGTCTGAAAACCAGCGAAATCAGGGCACAGGCTTTACCGCAGATCAATGGTAACGCCAAGTATACCAACAACATCAAGAATGCCGTGATCCCCGTACCCGGCGAAATGGTAGGCAAACCAGCAGGTACTACTGAATTGTTGCCCATGGGATTGCAACACAACGTAACTGCGGGCGCTGATCTGAGTCAACAGATCTTCAACCAATCCGTATTTACAGGACTGAAAGCAGCAAAGTCGGGCGAAGAATATTACAAAATGCAAACGGCACTTTCTGAAGAAACGGTGATCTACAACGTCACACAACTGTATTACCAGACACTCGTTACCCGCGAAAAAATGAATGTGCTGGATGCTAATATTGACAAGATCTCCAAGCTACTCGAAACGACCGCTTCCCAGGTTAAGAACGGCCTTGCCAAGAAAATTGATGAGGACCGTATGAAGGTAAACCTGACCAACTATAAAACGCAACGTACCCAATTGATGAATCAATTGCAGGTACAGGCTAACCAGCTGAAACAAAGCATGGGCATGGCTATAGAAACAGAGATATCATTACCCAGAACTTCTTTTGCAGAGATTGAAAAGAAAACAGCTACTGCTGTAGACTTTGGTGGGTTGAATCTGGACAACAGAACAGAGTATAAATTATTAAAGAAACAGGAAGAGCTGCAGGGTATGCAAAAGAAAGCATATATCGCAGAGTACTACCCTTCCCTTTCTGCTTTTGCCAACTACTCTTACAATGGATTAAGTAATAAGTTCGATTTCTTAAAATCCGGCGCTAACTCCACTGCCAATATGTATAGTATGGCGGCAGTAGGGGTAACCCTGAAGATCCCCATCTTTGATGGTTTTGCCCGCCGCTCCAAAGTAAGTCAGGCTAATGTTACACTGCGCCAGCTGAACAAACAGATCGAAGAAACTTCCCTGGCCCTGAACACCGCTTACGCCAATGCCAAGCTCCAGGTACAGAACAACCTGACCACTATACGGGCACAGCAGGAAAACGTAGACCTGGCCAATGAGGTATACAGCTCTACCCAAAATAATTACAACCTGGGTTTAGCTAATCTGACCGACCTGCTGGATGCTGAAACATCACTTACAGCTGCACAGAATAATTACAATGAGGCCCTGCTGCAATACAAGCTGGCCGAGCTGGACATTATCAAATCCAATGGTGGTCTTAAAACCCTTTTAAACTAA